The Pseudarthrobacter sp. NS4 genome includes a window with the following:
- a CDS encoding uroporphyrinogen-III synthase, whose translation MNTLAPAEASQVEEAPDAAGSPLEGFRIGVTSHRRSRDLIEALERRGAEVLHAPALKIAPVQEDMRLIEDTRAIIAARPDLCIATTAYGMRRWCEAADSFGIGDELLETLGACRMFVRGPKARGAVRAAGLADVGISSDETTATLVDMLLTEGVRGKTVAVQLHGYTDVRQLERLRMSGATVLTVTPYRWVKPDGEDKLPRLIDAACTGNLDVLTFTSAPAVDAMWSTAHEMGVYKQLIESLKTNVTTAVVGPVTAQPLLDAGVTPLIPERFRMGALIRLVCEHLALNHVRRLDTRSGNIELRGRSLRIDGQPVELAPAPLLLLRALLGAGGAVLSRESLSDLLELRGSVHALDMTVSRLRSSLPDGRLVETVVKRGYRIRV comes from the coding sequence ATGAACACACTTGCACCGGCCGAAGCGTCGCAGGTTGAAGAAGCCCCCGACGCCGCCGGGTCCCCCCTTGAGGGTTTCCGCATTGGTGTGACCTCCCACCGGCGCTCCCGAGACCTCATTGAGGCCCTGGAACGCCGCGGCGCCGAAGTGCTGCACGCCCCGGCGTTGAAGATCGCCCCCGTCCAGGAGGACATGCGCCTCATCGAGGACACCCGGGCCATCATCGCGGCCAGGCCGGACCTCTGCATTGCCACCACCGCCTACGGAATGCGCCGCTGGTGCGAGGCCGCGGATTCGTTTGGCATCGGTGACGAACTGCTGGAAACGCTGGGCGCCTGCCGGATGTTCGTCCGGGGACCCAAGGCCCGCGGTGCCGTGCGCGCGGCCGGCCTTGCCGACGTCGGAATCAGCAGTGACGAAACCACGGCCACCCTGGTGGACATGCTGCTTACCGAAGGCGTGCGCGGCAAGACTGTCGCCGTGCAGCTGCACGGCTACACTGACGTCCGGCAACTGGAGCGGCTGCGCATGTCCGGCGCCACCGTTCTGACCGTCACGCCCTACCGCTGGGTGAAGCCCGACGGCGAGGACAAGCTTCCCCGGCTCATCGACGCCGCCTGCACCGGCAACCTGGACGTCCTGACTTTCACCAGCGCGCCCGCCGTCGACGCCATGTGGAGCACGGCGCACGAGATGGGCGTCTACAAACAGCTAATTGAAAGCCTCAAGACAAACGTCACCACGGCCGTGGTGGGTCCGGTCACGGCGCAGCCACTGCTGGATGCCGGCGTGACACCGCTGATTCCCGAGCGTTTCCGGATGGGCGCGCTCATCCGGCTGGTCTGCGAACACCTGGCCCTGAACCACGTCCGCCGGCTCGACACCCGGTCCGGCAACATTGAGCTGCGCGGGCGGAGCCTGCGCATCGACGGCCAGCCCGTGGAACTGGCACCCGCTCCCCTGCTGCTGCTCCGGGCACTGCTCGGCGCCGGGGGTGCGGTCCTGTCCCGCGAATCGCTGTCCGACCTGTTGGAACTGCGCGGCTCCGTCCACGCCCTGGACATGACCGTGAGCCGGCTACGGTCCTCGCTGCCGGACGGGCGCCTCGTGGAAACCGTGGTGAAAAGGGGCTACCGGATCCGCGTCTGA
- the nirB gene encoding nitrite reductase large subunit NirB yields the protein MTEQTSSTETPRRIVVAGGGPAAHRFADAMHARGLDGWQVTVLTEEAHLPYDRVALSKALTRKDVDLTLGTASMWDHPSLELKTGERVVKINAEAKTVETAAGNAFEYDELVVATGSNAARLPIPGAEHTHVYRTLEDVWAINEAITELTKKLGRKVNAVTIGGGLLGLESAAGTEQLGANPIVIDGSQWLMATQLDEGAGQAMGRLIKAKGFEVHGGVFPSEVLSDDDGQVTGVLMADGRVIDADLVIVAIGVRPRDELFRAAEGEEQQFSLGQRGGVVINDYCATEVPGIWAIGEVANFGGMCLGLVAPANTMAEIVADRLHGGEATFPGFDTATKLKLSGVDVASFGDAFGKTEHALEIVYADPARGVYQKIVTTDDAKTLLGGIFVGDATPYTSLRPLLGRELSAEPGAYLTAAGGGDAPETELPDDATLCSCNNVTAGSIRDAINGCGACDGNARVQELGELKGCTRAGTQCGSCVPMLKKLLETELTKSGVEVSKALCEHIGLSRQELFDAIRVLELTSFEEIMAKYGTGAGCDICKPTIANILASQNSAYVLDAGRGTLQDTNDRALANMQKDGTYSVVPRIAGGEITPKKLGVIAAVAEKYNLYTKITGGQRIDMFGARLEQLPEIWKELVDAGFESGQAYGKSLRTVKSCVGSTWCRFGVQDSVAMAIQLELRYRGLRSPHKLKMGVSGCARECAEARGKDVGVIATADGWNLYVGGNGGATPAHAQLLAKDLDDETLIKYIDRYFMYYIRTADRLQRTARWQEELDGGIKHVEDVVVKDTLGIAADLEAAMAKHVDTYIDEWADTLKDPERLRRFRSFVNAPDQKDDSITFVPDERGQMRPATPEEKGKVLIGASIPVRPSNENEV from the coding sequence GTGACCGAACAGACTTCAAGCACAGAGACTCCGCGCCGCATCGTCGTCGCCGGCGGCGGCCCCGCGGCCCACCGTTTTGCGGACGCAATGCATGCCCGTGGCCTCGATGGCTGGCAGGTCACGGTCCTCACCGAGGAAGCCCACCTGCCGTATGACCGGGTGGCACTGTCCAAAGCACTTACCCGGAAAGACGTGGACCTGACCCTGGGGACAGCGTCCATGTGGGACCACCCTTCCCTCGAGCTGAAAACCGGCGAACGCGTGGTCAAGATCAACGCCGAAGCCAAGACAGTGGAAACCGCAGCCGGCAACGCCTTCGAATACGACGAACTGGTGGTTGCCACCGGCTCCAATGCCGCCCGCCTGCCCATCCCCGGTGCCGAGCACACGCATGTTTACCGCACGCTCGAAGATGTATGGGCCATCAACGAGGCCATTACGGAGCTCACGAAGAAACTGGGCCGCAAGGTCAATGCAGTGACCATCGGTGGAGGCCTTCTTGGCCTCGAGTCGGCCGCCGGCACCGAGCAGCTGGGCGCCAACCCGATCGTCATCGACGGTTCCCAGTGGCTGATGGCCACCCAGCTCGACGAAGGCGCGGGCCAGGCCATGGGCCGGCTTATCAAGGCCAAGGGCTTCGAAGTCCACGGCGGCGTCTTCCCGTCCGAAGTATTGTCTGACGACGACGGCCAGGTCACCGGAGTCCTGATGGCCGACGGCCGCGTCATCGACGCAGACCTCGTGATCGTCGCCATCGGCGTCCGGCCACGCGACGAACTCTTCCGCGCGGCAGAGGGCGAGGAGCAGCAGTTCAGCCTCGGCCAGCGCGGGGGCGTGGTCATCAACGACTACTGCGCCACGGAAGTACCCGGCATCTGGGCCATCGGCGAGGTGGCCAACTTCGGCGGCATGTGCCTGGGCCTGGTGGCCCCCGCCAACACCATGGCGGAAATCGTTGCCGACCGCCTTCATGGCGGAGAAGCCACGTTCCCGGGCTTCGACACCGCCACCAAGCTGAAGCTGTCCGGCGTCGACGTGGCCAGCTTCGGTGACGCCTTCGGCAAGACCGAGCATGCCCTCGAAATTGTCTACGCCGACCCCGCCCGCGGTGTGTACCAGAAGATTGTTACCACCGACGATGCCAAGACGCTCCTGGGCGGCATCTTCGTGGGCGACGCCACCCCTTACACCAGCCTTCGTCCGCTGCTGGGCCGCGAACTCAGCGCAGAACCCGGCGCCTACCTCACCGCTGCCGGCGGCGGCGACGCTCCTGAAACCGAACTCCCGGACGACGCCACCCTCTGCTCCTGCAACAACGTCACCGCCGGAAGCATCCGCGACGCCATCAACGGCTGCGGCGCCTGCGATGGCAACGCCCGCGTGCAGGAACTGGGCGAGCTGAAGGGCTGCACCCGGGCCGGCACCCAGTGCGGCTCCTGCGTGCCGATGCTGAAGAAGCTGCTGGAAACCGAGCTGACCAAGTCCGGCGTCGAGGTCTCCAAGGCCCTCTGCGAGCACATCGGGCTGTCCCGCCAGGAACTCTTCGACGCCATCCGGGTCCTGGAGCTGACCTCGTTCGAAGAGATCATGGCCAAGTACGGCACCGGAGCGGGCTGCGACATCTGCAAGCCGACCATCGCCAACATCCTGGCCAGCCAGAACAGCGCCTACGTCCTTGACGCGGGCCGCGGCACCCTGCAGGACACAAATGACCGCGCCCTTGCCAACATGCAGAAGGACGGCACCTACTCGGTGGTCCCCCGCATTGCCGGCGGCGAGATCACCCCGAAGAAGCTCGGCGTGATCGCCGCCGTGGCCGAGAAGTACAACCTGTACACCAAGATCACCGGCGGCCAGCGGATCGACATGTTCGGTGCCCGGCTGGAGCAGCTCCCGGAAATCTGGAAGGAACTGGTGGACGCCGGCTTCGAATCCGGGCAGGCCTACGGCAAGAGCCTGCGCACGGTGAAGTCCTGCGTCGGTTCCACCTGGTGCCGCTTCGGCGTCCAGGACTCGGTGGCCATGGCCATCCAGCTGGAACTGCGCTACCGCGGCCTGCGCAGCCCGCACAAGCTCAAGATGGGCGTCTCCGGCTGCGCCCGCGAATGCGCCGAGGCCCGCGGCAAGGACGTGGGCGTGATCGCCACCGCGGACGGCTGGAACCTCTACGTCGGCGGCAACGGCGGTGCCACCCCCGCCCACGCCCAGCTGCTGGCCAAGGACCTGGACGACGAAACGCTGATCAAGTACATCGACCGCTACTTCATGTACTACATCCGCACGGCGGACCGCCTGCAGCGCACGGCCCGCTGGCAGGAAGAGCTCGACGGCGGCATCAAGCACGTCGAGGACGTTGTGGTCAAGGACACCCTGGGCATCGCTGCGGACCTCGAAGCAGCCATGGCCAAGCACGTGGACACCTACATCGACGAGTGGGCCGACACCCTCAAGGATCCCGAGCGCCTGCGCCGGTTCCGTTCCTTCGTGAACGCGCCGGACCAAAAGGACGATTCCATCACCTTCGTCCCGGACGAGCGCGGCCAGATGCGCCCCGCCACGCCCGAGGAAAAGGGCAAGGTCCTCATCGGCGCCTCCATCCCCGTACGCCCCAGCAACGAGAACGAGGTATAG
- a CDS encoding purine-nucleoside phosphorylase has product MSTTDFLNTDPFAAARAAADYIAEETGVDSHDVALVLGSGWGAAADLIGETTATLSAEEVPGFHAPAVVGHVGTIRSVLTRDGKRALVLGARTHYYEGRGVRAVVHGIRAAAAAGCSTLVLTNGCGGLNENWAPGTPVLIKDHINLTAASPLEGATFVDLTDLYSSRIRALAREVDPTLDEGVYAQFTGPHYETPAEVQYAKRIGADLVGMSTALEAIAGRHAGMEVFGISLVTNLAAGISPHPLSHEEVIESGQAAGPRISRLLADIIAKI; this is encoded by the coding sequence GTGAGTACAACAGACTTCCTGAACACGGATCCCTTCGCCGCCGCACGCGCCGCGGCAGACTACATTGCCGAGGAAACAGGAGTGGACAGCCACGACGTCGCCCTGGTGCTTGGCTCCGGCTGGGGTGCGGCTGCGGACCTCATCGGCGAAACCACAGCCACTCTCTCGGCTGAGGAGGTACCTGGCTTCCACGCACCCGCAGTGGTGGGGCACGTGGGCACCATCCGCTCGGTGCTCACCAGGGACGGCAAGCGTGCCCTGGTCCTGGGCGCAAGGACCCACTACTACGAAGGCAGGGGCGTGCGCGCCGTGGTGCACGGAATCCGGGCCGCGGCAGCCGCCGGATGCAGCACCCTGGTCCTCACCAACGGATGTGGGGGGCTCAACGAAAACTGGGCACCGGGCACCCCGGTACTCATCAAAGATCACATCAACCTCACCGCGGCTTCACCCCTTGAGGGCGCCACCTTCGTGGACCTGACAGATCTTTACTCTTCCCGGATCCGGGCCCTCGCCCGCGAGGTGGACCCGACCCTCGATGAAGGGGTATATGCCCAGTTCACCGGACCGCATTACGAGACGCCGGCGGAGGTGCAGTACGCCAAGCGCATCGGCGCCGACCTGGTGGGCATGTCGACGGCGCTGGAGGCCATCGCGGGGCGGCACGCCGGGATGGAGGTGTTCGGCATTTCGCTGGTCACCAACCTCGCGGCCGGCATCAGCCCGCACCCGCTCAGCCACGAGGAAGTCATCGAGTCAGGTCAGGCCGCCGGACCCCGGATCTCCAGGCTGCTCGCGGACATCATCGCCAAAATCTGA
- a CDS encoding NAD(P)H-quinone dehydrogenase yields the protein MTTHPDFSSPRIAILGGGPGGYEAAMVAASLGAQVTIIERAGLGGSAVLTDVVPSKTLIATADLMTRVAEAGELGVKFDVDGGDFVPVMRADLKHINDRLLNLARSQSKDIHDGLEHQGVRILAGSGRLLDNHTIEVVTVDGTEIVEADTILLAVGAHPRELATARPDGDRILNWTQIYDLDELPEDLIVVGSGVTGAEFASAYNGLGSKVTLISSRDRVLPGSDVDAAVVLEEVFERRGVRVLSRSRAETVERSADGVVVTLSDGTKVTGSHCLLCLGSIPNTAGIGLEEAGVALGEGGHIKVDGVSRTSAPNIYAAGDCTGVLPLASVAAMQGRIAVAHFMGDTVTPLKLHQVASNIFTSPEIANVGVSEAEIDSGKYQGDVIKLSLRSNARAKMRNHKDGFVKIFARKGSGTVIGGVVVGPNASELIFPIAIAVKQKLHVDDVASTFTVYPSLTGSISEAARRLHVHL from the coding sequence GTGACTACGCATCCAGATTTCAGTTCACCCCGGATCGCAATCCTGGGAGGTGGTCCTGGCGGGTACGAAGCTGCCATGGTGGCCGCCTCACTGGGGGCGCAGGTCACCATCATCGAGCGTGCCGGGCTGGGCGGATCCGCCGTGCTCACGGACGTTGTGCCGTCCAAGACCCTGATTGCCACAGCAGACCTGATGACGCGGGTGGCTGAAGCCGGCGAGCTGGGAGTGAAGTTCGACGTCGACGGCGGCGACTTTGTGCCGGTGATGCGTGCCGACCTCAAGCACATCAATGACCGACTGCTTAACCTGGCCCGCAGCCAGTCGAAGGACATCCATGACGGCCTGGAGCACCAGGGCGTGCGCATCCTTGCCGGCTCCGGCCGTCTCCTGGACAACCACACCATCGAGGTCGTCACGGTTGACGGCACGGAAATCGTTGAGGCGGACACCATCCTGCTGGCGGTGGGCGCCCATCCGCGGGAGCTTGCCACCGCACGGCCCGACGGGGACCGGATCCTGAACTGGACGCAGATCTACGATCTGGATGAGCTGCCCGAGGACCTGATTGTTGTGGGGTCCGGCGTGACCGGTGCCGAGTTTGCCTCGGCATACAACGGACTCGGATCGAAGGTGACGCTGATTTCCAGCCGCGACCGGGTGCTTCCCGGCTCGGACGTCGATGCAGCGGTAGTGCTGGAAGAAGTGTTCGAACGCCGTGGCGTCCGGGTGCTGTCCCGTTCCCGCGCCGAGACCGTGGAGCGGAGCGCGGACGGGGTGGTGGTCACGCTCAGTGACGGCACCAAGGTGACCGGCAGCCACTGCCTGCTTTGCCTGGGATCCATTCCCAACACGGCAGGCATCGGCCTTGAGGAAGCCGGCGTGGCCCTCGGTGAAGGTGGCCACATCAAGGTGGACGGGGTCTCGCGGACCTCGGCGCCCAACATTTACGCTGCGGGCGACTGCACCGGCGTCCTGCCGCTGGCCTCCGTGGCAGCCATGCAGGGCCGGATCGCCGTGGCGCACTTTATGGGCGACACCGTCACCCCGCTCAAACTGCACCAGGTGGCCTCCAACATCTTCACGTCGCCAGAGATTGCCAACGTCGGGGTGTCCGAAGCGGAGATCGACTCCGGCAAGTACCAGGGCGATGTCATCAAGCTTTCGCTGCGCAGCAACGCCCGGGCCAAGATGCGGAACCATAAGGACGGGTTCGTGAAGATCTTTGCCCGCAAGGGCTCCGGCACCGTCATTGGCGGCGTGGTGGTGGGTCCCAACGCGTCCGAGCTGATCTTCCCCATCGCCATCGCGGTCAAGCAGAAGCTGCACGTGGACGACGTCGCCAGCACCTTCACCGTGTACCCGTCCCTCACAGGATCAATCTCGGAAGCCGCACGGCGCCTGCACGTCCACCTGTAA
- a CDS encoding flavodoxin domain-containing protein: MAPAAGHSIPDGQDGVIVATSIHVGKHEAYVADFVRRNRGQLERLPSAFVSVSMAAHGDEPSAESYVAKFEEETGWRPRHVAMFGGALLYSQYNFLKRQLMKKIVKDKGSRDLDTSRDYIYTEWDGVKHFTEEFPEGITVAGSQQAGRAE, encoded by the coding sequence TTGGCCCCGGCAGCCGGGCACAGCATTCCGGACGGGCAGGACGGTGTCATCGTGGCCACGTCAATCCATGTGGGCAAGCACGAGGCCTACGTTGCCGACTTTGTCCGAAGGAACCGCGGCCAACTTGAGCGCCTGCCTTCCGCGTTTGTCTCGGTGAGCATGGCCGCCCATGGCGATGAGCCCAGTGCCGAAAGTTACGTAGCCAAATTCGAGGAGGAGACCGGCTGGCGTCCCCGCCATGTCGCGATGTTTGGCGGCGCGCTGCTTTACTCCCAGTACAACTTTCTGAAACGCCAGTTGATGAAGAAGATCGTGAAGGACAAAGGATCCCGGGACCTGGACACGTCCCGCGACTACATCTACACCGAGTGGGACGGCGTAAAGCACTTCACGGAGGAGTTCCCCGAAGGGATAACCGTGGCGGGCAGCCAGCAGGCCGGCCGGGCGGAGTAA
- a CDS encoding PspC domain-containing protein, whose amino-acid sequence MTTALVRPRSGKILGGVCAALAARFGLPKFLVRLAFVIFGLVGIGELVYIVLWILIPKAPA is encoded by the coding sequence ATGACAACAGCACTCGTTCGGCCACGCAGCGGCAAGATCCTGGGCGGGGTGTGCGCAGCACTTGCGGCCCGCTTCGGACTCCCGAAGTTCCTGGTCCGGCTCGCCTTCGTCATCTTCGGCCTGGTGGGAATCGGTGAGCTGGTCTACATCGTGCTGTGGATCCTGATTCCCAAGGCTCCAGCGTAA
- the cobA gene encoding uroporphyrinogen-III C-methyltransferase: MQLSIDLTGRDVLVTGSDAAARQAVRRYEAAGAVVYRLSTPQGAGHDGPLPEHPFLVAAVDDGQPGWEALLGRCRETGIPVAAEPAAGAAGHVTLVGGGPGTTELLTVAAVKALRDADVVFYDRLAPYQELPSLTSAELVDVGKKPGHHKVSQSDIEKLMVESALAGNNVVRLKGGDPYVFGRGGEEVAACVAAGVKVHVVSGVTSAISVPAAAGIPVTHREVSHMFTVVSGHAPLTDKEHMHLAGLGGTIVVLMGIGTLHQLAAGLRKAGMRPDMPMAVVERGYRPGQRTTIANLGTIASAAAGCSNPAVLVIGEVVRVAEANRGHAEAAADLDRLAASLLGS; this comes from the coding sequence ATGCAGCTCAGCATTGATCTCACCGGCCGCGACGTACTGGTCACCGGATCGGATGCCGCAGCGCGGCAGGCCGTACGCCGCTACGAGGCCGCGGGCGCCGTCGTCTACCGCCTGAGCACCCCGCAGGGTGCGGGGCATGACGGCCCGCTGCCCGAGCACCCCTTCCTCGTGGCCGCAGTGGACGACGGCCAGCCGGGCTGGGAGGCACTGCTGGGCAGGTGCCGCGAAACCGGAATCCCCGTGGCCGCCGAGCCCGCAGCCGGAGCCGCCGGCCACGTCACCCTGGTGGGCGGCGGACCGGGCACCACCGAACTTCTCACCGTCGCCGCCGTCAAGGCCTTGCGGGACGCCGATGTTGTCTTCTATGACCGCCTCGCCCCCTACCAGGAGCTGCCGTCCCTCACCTCCGCCGAACTGGTTGATGTTGGCAAGAAGCCCGGCCACCACAAGGTGAGCCAGTCCGACATCGAAAAACTCATGGTGGAAAGCGCCCTGGCGGGCAACAACGTGGTCCGGCTCAAGGGCGGGGATCCCTACGTCTTCGGCCGCGGCGGCGAAGAAGTTGCCGCGTGCGTGGCCGCCGGCGTCAAGGTCCACGTCGTTTCCGGTGTCACCAGCGCCATCTCCGTACCGGCCGCGGCAGGCATCCCCGTCACCCACCGCGAAGTCAGCCACATGTTTACCGTGGTCTCCGGGCACGCCCCGCTCACCGACAAGGAACACATGCACCTGGCCGGCCTGGGCGGAACGATAGTTGTCCTGATGGGCATTGGTACCCTGCACCAGCTGGCTGCCGGCCTCCGCAAGGCCGGCATGCGCCCGGATATGCCCATGGCCGTGGTGGAACGCGGCTACCGCCCCGGGCAGCGGACCACCATCGCGAACCTCGGCACCATTGCCTCCGCCGCGGCCGGGTGCAGCAACCCGGCAGTCCTGGTGATTGGCGAGGTGGTTCGGGTGGCGGAAGCCAACCGCGGGCATGCTGAGGCCGCCGCCGACCTGGACAGGCTGGCGGCCTCGCTGCTGGGTTCGTGA
- the nirD gene encoding nitrite reductase small subunit NirD, with the protein MTATLELGALEAGTETTAGWHRVCRVDDLELSWGEAALVAGRQLALFRTGPGEVFAVAHEDPATGAHVMARGILGSRGTRPTIASPLHKEVYDLETGECFSTPGLGLATFSTRITDGFVEVEL; encoded by the coding sequence ATGACGGCAACACTGGAACTTGGGGCACTCGAAGCCGGAACTGAGACCACTGCCGGATGGCATCGCGTATGCCGGGTGGACGACCTGGAACTCTCCTGGGGTGAAGCCGCCCTTGTTGCCGGACGCCAGCTGGCGCTTTTCCGCACCGGCCCCGGTGAAGTCTTTGCTGTGGCCCACGAAGATCCGGCCACGGGTGCGCACGTTATGGCCCGCGGGATCCTCGGATCACGGGGGACCCGCCCCACCATCGCCTCGCCCCTGCATAAAGAGGTCTACGACCTGGAAACCGGGGAATGCTTCAGTACCCCGGGCCTGGGCCTGGCAACCTTCAGCACGCGCATTACGGACGGATTCGTTGAGGTGGAGCTGTAA
- a CDS encoding phospho-sugar mutase — protein MTSSDADSRLLNEAREWASKDPDPATSASLLELVRSVEDGDPASRQELEDSFRGTLQFGTAGLRAALGPGPNRMNRVVVRRAAAGLAAFLADAVGKASPGSRPRAVVGYDARYNSDVFAEETAAIFTAAGIETFLMPAALPTPLLAYAVRSLECDGGVMVTASHNPPQDNGYKVYLGRHAVADSGNGAQIVTPYDAEIAARISAAGSLDSIALAPEGWTVLDGSIAGEYQRATAALARKEHFPARDLRIVLTPMHGVGGETALAVLNAAGFADVTLVAEQAEPDPDFPTINFPNPEEPGALDLALETAARLDADIVIANDPDADRAAVAAKDPDTDAWRMLRGDEVGALLGAHVTARLAAGDAESGDDTEGTTGVFANSIVSSRLLARIAAAAGYAHEETLTGFKWISRVPGLVYGYEEALGYCVAPDLVRDKDGISAAVLIAELAAAAKADGKTIFDTLDELYLQHGLHAGDQLSIRVANLGLLDAMMNRLRVSPPESFGSSTVEVFTDLAEGSDQLPPTDGLLYVTRNLTRVIIRPSGTEPKLKCYLEVIHQAGSAAELPAARQAARAALDDVLRDVSEALGL, from the coding sequence ATGACGTCTTCCGATGCCGATTCCCGCCTGCTCAACGAAGCCCGCGAGTGGGCCTCCAAAGATCCGGATCCCGCAACGTCGGCTTCCCTCCTTGAGCTGGTCAGGTCGGTCGAAGACGGTGACCCTGCCTCGCGCCAGGAACTGGAGGACAGCTTCCGCGGGACCCTCCAGTTTGGTACCGCCGGCCTGCGCGCTGCCCTCGGCCCCGGACCCAACCGGATGAACCGCGTGGTGGTGCGGCGCGCTGCTGCCGGCCTCGCCGCTTTCCTGGCCGATGCGGTAGGCAAGGCATCCCCAGGGTCCCGGCCACGCGCCGTCGTCGGCTATGACGCCCGCTACAACTCGGACGTCTTCGCGGAGGAAACCGCCGCCATCTTCACTGCCGCTGGAATTGAAACCTTCCTGATGCCTGCCGCACTGCCCACGCCCCTGCTGGCTTACGCTGTCCGGTCATTGGAGTGCGACGGCGGCGTGATGGTTACTGCCAGCCACAACCCGCCGCAGGACAACGGCTACAAGGTTTACCTGGGCCGCCACGCCGTGGCGGACAGCGGCAACGGCGCCCAGATCGTCACGCCCTATGATGCCGAAATCGCGGCGAGGATCAGCGCCGCAGGGTCACTGGACTCGATCGCGCTGGCGCCGGAGGGCTGGACCGTTCTTGACGGATCCATTGCCGGGGAATACCAGAGGGCAACCGCTGCGCTTGCCCGCAAGGAACACTTTCCGGCACGGGACTTGCGCATTGTCCTGACCCCCATGCACGGCGTGGGCGGCGAAACCGCCCTGGCGGTGCTGAACGCTGCCGGTTTCGCCGACGTCACCCTGGTGGCGGAACAGGCAGAACCGGATCCGGATTTTCCCACCATCAACTTCCCCAACCCGGAAGAACCCGGGGCCCTGGACCTCGCCCTCGAAACCGCTGCCCGGCTGGACGCGGACATCGTGATAGCCAATGATCCCGACGCCGACCGTGCTGCCGTTGCCGCCAAGGACCCGGACACCGATGCCTGGCGGATGCTCCGCGGCGACGAGGTGGGGGCCCTGCTGGGAGCTCACGTCACCGCCCGGCTCGCCGCGGGTGACGCGGAGTCCGGCGACGATACGGAGGGCACCACGGGGGTCTTCGCGAATTCGATCGTGTCTTCGCGGCTGCTGGCACGCATTGCAGCGGCGGCCGGTTACGCCCATGAAGAGACCTTGACCGGCTTCAAATGGATTTCCCGGGTGCCCGGACTGGTCTACGGCTACGAAGAGGCACTGGGCTACTGCGTCGCACCCGACCTCGTGCGGGACAAGGACGGCATCTCTGCCGCCGTCCTCATCGCGGAGCTCGCCGCCGCGGCCAAAGCCGACGGGAAGACCATCTTCGACACGTTGGACGAGCTGTACCTGCAGCACGGCCTGCATGCCGGCGACCAGCTCAGCATCCGGGTTGCCAACCTGGGGCTCCTGGACGCGATGATGAACCGGTTGCGAGTCTCGCCGCCGGAATCATTCGGGTCCTCCACCGTGGAGGTTTTCACCGACCTGGCCGAGGGCTCGGACCAGCTGCCGCCAACGGACGGGCTCCTCTACGTCACCCGCAACCTCACCAGGGTGATCATCCGGCCCAGCGGCACAGAGCCGAAGCTCAAGTGCTACCTGGAAGTCATCCACCAGGCGGGCTCCGCTGCAGAACTGCCGGCAGCCCGGCAGGCGGCGCGGGCTGCCCTGGATGACGTGCTGCGCGATGTCAGCGAGGCGCTGGGACTTTAA